In Bernardetia litoralis DSM 6794, the genomic window TCACAATAAAAGAAATACAAATTTTGAGAAGTTTTAGGAATTTAGGGAGTCATTTTGTGAAATTTCTCTCTCTTTATATCTTGTTACGCCTTTTGGTAGGTCGTCTAATAGCTTATCTGCTGCTAATTCATCTTTTTTACGTTGTCGTTTTTCGACATAGTTTTTGAAGACCCAGAATTTTCTCCAATCTTGCATCATAAAAAGCAAAATTAGAAGTGAACAGAGCAGAGCTGCTTCCCAAATAAAAACGATTGCGATCATTTCAAATGATTGATGATAAATTAAGTATTTTTGAGGTCAAATAGACTAATCTAATTTACACGTTTTTTCTCTTAAAAATGTTTCTTAATTTACACAAAATATATTTATAAAAAAAAACAATTGAAGTATTATGACTACTGATTTATCTCATTTAGAAAATCAAAATTTGCCATTTTATACCAAATCTCAACTTGCTTTAAGAAATGGACAAGACCGTTCAGAAATTTGGTGTGCCTATAAAAACTTAATTTATGATGTTTCCAGTTCTAGGCTGTGGCTAAAAGGAAAGCATTATGAGCATTGGGCAGGGCAAGACCTTACAAAAGAACTTCAAAATGATGCTCCTCATAATGAAAATGTATTTGATAAATTTGACGTAGTTGGAATATTGAGAGAAAATTAATAGACAAAGAATCAATTACGAATTAAAGATTACAACCTGCCAAAGCAGCGAAACTAATTATGAATATAAATCCTTGAATAACAATTACTTAAAAGTTAAAAATAGTAGTTTATTTAATTCCTAACTCAAAGGGGGAGCTTATTAAACTCTACTCTCAATATAATTTAAAACTTACTACATAAAAATCTTTGCTAACTCTTTTTCTATGTGACTTAGCTTCATCAAAATCTGTGTGTCATCAGGTGTATCATTGTTGTATTCAGTTGAACGTATGCCGTTTAAAAAAAGACGTGATTCAATTACTTCTCGAATTAGTTCGTCTTCTTGGGCATAAGTAGTAATGATTTTGTCAATGAAAGTGCGAATATTTCCTTTATTTGGATTATTAGCAGGCTGCTTTTGCATGGAAATCATAGTATTAGGAATAAAAAAGAGATTTTTAGGATAGATTATAAAATATAAAGCAGACTTTTTAGTTGATTTGTTTTAGCTCTGAGTAAATATTAAATTAATGAATTTTGTGTTATTTAACAAACGAAAAAAAAATTTTAAGCTACATTTGCAATAATCAATAGCAAAACTACTATCTGTGTTTCAAAAAAAGCACTAATTTTAAAAATAAAAGCTAATAATTTATGAAAAAAATACTAAAAGTACTTATTGTCGACAAATTACATGATTCATTTAATTTTCACTTTTCAAATAATAAAATAGAATATACTTATGCTTTTGACTGGAAAGATAGTAAAATTCTAAATCAGATACAAAATTTTGATGGATTAATCCTAAGAAGTAGATTTGTTATTGATGAGACTTTCTTAAATCATACTAAAGACTTACTCTTTATTGCTCGTGTAGGTTCTGGAACAGATGGAATAGATAAAAAATTGCTTGCCAAAAACAACATAGAATTACTTACAGCACCTGAAGGAAACCGAAATGCAGTTACTGAACATACTTTAGGTTTAATTTTTTCAGTATTGAATAATTTTAAGAAATCTCAAAATCAACTCACTCATTTTGAATGGAAAAGAGAAGAAAATAGAGGAATAGAACTAACAGGAAAAACTGTTGGAATAATAGGTTATGGAAATGTAGGCAGATTACTTTCTAAAAAATTAAATGCTTTAGGTTGTGAAGTTTTGGTATTTGATAAAAGAAATAAAAAACAAGATGACTTTGCCAAAATTGTTACTTTAAAAGAATTACAACAAAAAGCACAAATTGTATCCATTCATATTCCTTTGGATGATGATATTAATGGTGAAAATAAAAACTTTCATTTTGTTGATGCTACGTTTTTTAAAAACTTTGAAAATCCTATTTTTTTCTTTAATACTTCAAGAGGAGAAGTAGTGAATACAGAAGCTCTTTTGAAATATTTGAAAAATGGAAAAATAAAAGGAGCAGGTTTAGATGTTTTGGAAAATGAAAAATTAAAGACATTTACAGAAATTCAAAAGAGACAATTTGAAGAGCTTATGAATATGGAAAATGTAATACTGACTCCTCATGTGGCAGGTTGGACATTTGAGTCTTATGAAAATCTAAACAAAGTTTTAGGTCAGAAAATAAATGAGTTTGTAGAAGAGTATTTTACAAGAAATGATAACTAGAATTATATTCTGTTTTATTCTAAAAAAGACTTATTCTTGAACTGAAACCTTACCATTTTTCTAAAATATTATTATTTAATCCTAATAATATATAGTAGTTGCTAAACTTTTACTATTTTCGTGTCTTGAAAAGAAACTTTTATGTAAAACATATTACTAGGATAGAATTGGTTTTAACTGATTACTGGTAATTGTTTACTGATAACTGTAACTTCGTGTCTTGAAAAGAAATTTCTAAAAAAAGTCAGACTACTATTAACTTGATTATCAAAGTATATTTACTGATAACTGATAACTGGTAACTGATTACTGTAAAATACTGATAACTGATAAATTATGGGTTTTAATCGTCTTAATACTATTGTAGGTTGGCTAATCTTTTTGATTGCTACTACTGTTTATGTACTCACACTTGAAAACACGGCTAGTTTTTGGGATTGTGGAGAATTTATCGCTGTTTCGTACAAGCTCATGGCTCCTCACCCTCCTGGTGCGCCTTTCTTTTTGCTTGTCGGACGTATTTTTTCATTGTTTGCTTTAGGAGATGTTTTGGAGGTAGCATTTTGGATAAATATGCTTTCTGCTCTTTGTAGTAGTTTTTCTATTTTGTTTTTATTTTGGACAATAACGATGTTGGCTCGTCGTATTGTGCGTCCATCTTTACAGAAAGTAATGGATGCCAAAACAGAAAAAGACCTAAAACAAGGTTTGGAAGCACAAGAAAATGATTATACACTTGCTCAAAAAATAATGGTTTTGGGAAGTGGTGCTATTGGTGCATTGGCTTATACTTTTTCAGATTCGTTTTGGTTTTCGGCAGCAGAAGCAGAAGTTTATGGAATGTCGTCTTTTTTTACTGCGATTGTAGTATGGGCAATTTTTAAATGGGAACGCATTGATGATGAGAGAGATTCGAATCGTTGGCTTATTTTTATTGCTTATTTGGTTGGGCTTTCTATTGGAGTTCACCTTCTCAATTTGCTTGCTCTTCCAGCTTTGGCTTATGTTTATTATTTCAAAAAATACAAAACAGAAAGCCGTTTGGGTTGGATTATGACATTCTTGGCAGGAACAGGAATTGTAGTTTTGATTACTTATGGAGTAATTCCAGGGCTTCCAACGATAGCAGCAAAATTTGAAGTAGCTTTTGTAAATACTTTTGGTTTGCCATTTGGTTCGGGAGCTTTATTTTTTGCTATTGCTTTTGTTGCTGCTTTGGTTTGGGGAATTATTTATTCCATTAAAAAACAAAATGTACCATTAAATACAGCACTTATTTCATTTGCTTTCATTATGATAGGATATTCTACCTATTCACTTATTCTGATTCGTTCAAATGCAGACACACCAATCAATGAAAATAGTCCAAAAGATATAATGAGTTTTGTATCTTATTTGAAACGTGAACAATATGGCGACCGTCCTCTTGTTTATGGAAGAACATTTGCCTCTGAGCGTACAGGGCAAGATATTGGAGCTGCTATATACCGTAAAGGAGAAGAAAAATATGAAGCATTTGACCATAAGTTTAAAGTTACTTATGACCCAAAAGGAAATATGCTTATGCCTCGTATTTATAGCCAAAGTGGAAATCATCCACAACTCTATAAAGAAAAATTAAATTTGCAAGACGGAGAAAGACCAACTTTTGTTGATAATGTTAAATTCTTGTTCAGTTATCAATTTGGGCATATGTACTTCCGATACTTTATGTGGAATTTTGCAGGAAGACAAGGTGATGACAAAGAAGTTGGATGGCTTCATCCTTTTGAAGATTTGGGAAAAGAATTACCAGTAGATTTAGCGACAAATAAAGCAAGAGATAATTTTTATATGTTGCCTCTAATTTTGGGAATAATTGGATTTATTTTCCAAGCTAATAAAGATCAAAAAGGTTGGTGGGTTACTTTCCTTATCTTCTTTATTATGGGAATTGGTCTTGTGCTTTACCTCAATTCTCCTCCTGTTGAGCCTCGTGAACGTGATTATGTGTATGTAGGTTCGTTCTATGCTTTCTCCATTTGGATAGGTTTGGGAATGCTCGCCATAGCCGAATTTTTACGAAAATATACTTCTGGAATGGCTGCTTCTAGTACTGCTTTGGCTGTTGCAATGATTATTCCTACAATTATGGGCGTAAAAGGCTGGGACAATCACAACCGTACAGGACGTTATTTGTCAGTTGATCAAGCTAGAAATACATTAGCAGCCTGCGAACCAAATGCAATTTTGTTTACGGGTGGAGATAATGATACCTTCCCACTTTGGTATGTGCAAGATGTGGAAGGTTTCCGTACTGATGTCAGAGTAGCTGTTTTGAGTTATTTTGCAACAGATTGGTATGCCGACCAAATGACAAGTAAAGTAAATGACTCTGAACCAATTCCGATTTCATTAGAAAGAAAGGATTATATTCAAGGAAAAAATGATTACTTGCCTTATGTTGGAAGTAGAGATGGCTCAGAAGACAAAAATATCAATCAGCCAGTTAATTTAGAAACCTATATTGAACTTCTTAAAAAACAAGACCCTCGTGTAATGGTTCAGTTGCAAGACGGAAGTAGTACAGGAAAACTTCTTTCTAAGAAATTTGCTTTAGCAATCGATAAACAAGATGTTTTGTCAAAAGGATTTATTCCAAAAGGAAAAGAAAATCGCATTGTTGATGTAATGGAATTTGATATTAAAGGAAATAATATTTATAAAAATGACCTTTTATTATTAGATTTAATTGCAACTAACAAATGGGAACGTCCAATTTATTTCAATCAAACTTCTGCAAATACGATTAATTTCAATTTGAGAGAATATCTTCAAATGGACGGAATGGTGTATCGTTTGATGCCAATTGCTGCACAAGATAATGGCGATTTGGGAGAAGTTAATTTTGAAGAAATGAAAAAAGCTGTTGATGAGTTCCAATTTAGAGGAATGCAAACAGAAGGATATTATGATGACGAATACAAAAAATTCGGAGCGCAATTCCGTCAAGTTTATTTCCGTTTGGCTCAAGAATATTTTGAACGTGGCGATAAAGAAAAAGCTGTCGAAACGATGGATAAAGCCTTCGAACAGTTGCCAGTAATGAATGTTCCATATAGTTATTACGAACCTTATTTTGTTCAACTTTACCACATGGCTGAAGCTGATGATAAAGCGATTGCACTAGCAGAAGATATTTCTAGCCGTGCAATGGGGAATCTAAATTTTGTTTATAGCAACAATTTGAATCAGTTCAATTATAGTGATATGGTTCAGCGTAGTAGTATTCAAATGCGTGTTTTGATGCAGGTTTATCGTCAATTAGATGCCATGACAACACAAGAAATTCAGCGTTTGGAAGCCAAAAAGTCAATTATGAAAGAGGAAGGAAAAGTCGTAGTTGATAATGATGGAAATGAAGTAAAATTAGAATTTTCTGATACTGACCAAACTCGTTTGGACAGCCTCAAAAAACGCCAAGCAATATTTACTGATGCTATTCAAAAATATAGCGCAGCAGGTGGAATGCAGTAAATGAATAGTTTTTGATAAATGAAAAATCCATTCTTTATTTTTATAGAGAATGGATTTTTTGATTTTAAAATTCTAAAAAAGCGAAGGCATATCATTTTTTTTACTTTGTTCTCTAATTTCCTTTGGTGGATTTATATCAGAATATCCTTTCTCTTTCAATTTTTGAATAAGAAAAACAGCCATTTCTGCCGTTTTGATATTATCAGGTTGATGTAGCCAAAAATGAAATTCTTTTAAGCCTTCTTTTGTCCACTTATCCATTCTTTCTATCCAGTCTTCCATTCGTTCATAATCCGTTTTATCTAACGCATTTCCCACCAAACGCAGAACCATCGTTTCAGAAGTCAGTCGCATGTGCATTACATCACGCCTACCAGCAACGTCTGTCATAAGAGCAATAAAACCATAACGACGCATGACTGAAAAAACTTCTCTTACAGCTTCTCTAATTTCCTCATTAGGATAATCGAACCAATCTTTATGGCGAAATTCTATCGCTAGGCGAGTTTCAGCAGGAAAGTTTTCCAAATAATTTATTAAAACCTCAGCTTTTTGTGGCAAAAAGTGAGGAGGAAGTTGTAAAAAACAAATCCCTAATCTATCTCCAAAAAGTGCCATTCTATCACAAAAAATAGCTGTCAGTTCTTCACAATCTACAAGTTGTTTGTGATGACTTATTCCTTTATAAATTTTGGGACAAAATAAAAAACCTTTAGGAGTCATCTCTTTCCACTTCAAAACTCGCTCTGCTGGTGGAATTTGATAATGAGTTACATTAAGTTCAATAGAATCAAACTGACGAGAATAATGATACAAAAAATCAGTAGGTTTTGCTTTTTTGGGATACCAAATTCCTTTCCATTCAGGTGTTCCCCAAACAGGAGCAGCAATTCGAATAACTGGTTTTTGAGTAGGTTCTAATTTTGATAGAAATGCTTCTGTTTCTAGGTGATCGTCGGGCAGCGTAAAATCTACATTTCTTATATCTTGCAATTTTCCAAATTCCATAATTGACTATTTTTTTGTAATTTACTTTTCTACTTGTCAGACACTTCAAAGTGTCAGACAATTTTTTTACATAAAAATAAAATCAATTTTTGAAATAGAATGTTTTGATAAAAACCTCAAACTAGACAATTATAAAAATTTAGCTATAAAAAACGACTGTATTTGTGTAATTTTGAATATTATTTCAGAAAATGATGTACATCTTTAAGAAAATCTAATGAAACAAATATTGCTGCAATTTGTGTTTGTACTACTTTGTGTTTTTACGCTTACCTCTTGTTTTGAGCTTCGTGAAGAAGTTTATATCAAAAAAGATGGCTCTGGAACATACTCCCTTACCGTTGATTTGAGTGGAAGAAAACAAGAAATTGCTCTTACTACTTCGCTTACAGATTCTACTAATGAAGAAAAAAACTTTGTCGCTAATATTGAAAGTGTTATTCAAAAAAGTAGCGAGAGTTTTTCCGAAATTGGAGGAATTACACACGTTGAGTACAATACAGATTACGAAAATTACTTGACAGGTTTTAGCTTTGATTTTGATAATGTAGAATCACTTACGGCTGCTCTCAATCAACTCAATACTGAACCTGCACCTTCAAAATCAGCTTTTGAGTTTTCGAAAAAAACTTTTGAAAGAAATAATACACATTACCTTCAACCACTTTTGGATAGAGCAAAAGAACGTCAAAAAACAGCAGAAGACGAAGCGACAAAACGTTTTCAAGATTATGTTTTTGAGTCTGCTTCTTATGTTTTTATTGTTCGAACAGAAGGAAAAATTAAAAAATATTCAAATAAAAAAGCAACTTATTCTTCAGATGATAAAAATGAAGTTGTTTTAAATTATAGCTTTTCAGGGCTTCTTTCTGGTAGAGCTAATTTAGATAATAAAATGAAATTGAAATAAAATAAAAATATGATTCCATTTTTTATAAAGCTTTTAGCTCGTCTTCCTCTTTGGTTTTTGTATAGAGTTTCAGATTTACTTTTTGTAGTGGTTTACTATGGAAAATTATACCGTAAAAAGGTGGTTTTGAGTAATTTGGCAATTGCTTTTCCTGAAAAAACACAGCAGGAAAGAGAAAAAATTGCAAAGGCTTTTTATAGAAATTTTTGTGATTTTATTATCGAAACTATAAAGTCATTTCATATTTCAAAAGAAGAAGTCATGAAACGTACTCGTCCAATAGGAAACACATTGCAAATCGCTGAAACTCTAGCCAAAAATAAGCAATCAATAATCGCTTTGGTAACGCATCATTTTAGTTGGGAATGGGTAAGTATGGCGTGTTCGGCAGAACTTGAAACGGTGGTTTCGCCTGTTTATAAGCAATTAGCAAACAAAGAAATTGATAAATTAATTTATCAAATGCGTTCTCAATTTGGAGCAGTTCCATTAGAAATGAGAATTTCGAATAGAGAAATAATAAAGCCAAAAGACGTTTCGACGGCTTATATTTTAGTAGCTGACCAAACTCCAGCAGGACATAATGCACAATATTGGACAAATTTTTTTGGAAGAGAAGTTCCATTTTTTGTGGGTGTAGCTCGTCTTGCTCCTCAAGCTAATTTGCCTGTTTATTTTGTTAGGATTACAAAGCCAAAACGAGGACATTATGTGTATAATTTAGAACCTGTGATAGAACCTCCTTATAATACAGATGAAAAAGGACAAGATTTTTCTATTCTTGATGAGTATGCCAAAATTATAGAAGATGCTGTTCGTAAATCACCTGAAAACTGGCTTTGGACACACAAGCGTTGGAAAAGAATGAAGAAATAATTATATAAAATTGATAAATCAAATTGCTATAAAAAAGAAATAACAATTTGATTTATCAACTTTGCACCATTTTTATTTTAATGCGAATGCCCAACTGTTTCAGCAGAAGAAGCATTCAAATAATATGCTCCTTTCGTTATAAAAGCTAATTCAGAAATAGATTTATTGATAGAATTATCTTTAATCGAAAATTGGAATTCAGTTTTATCTTGTGCATATAATTCTACTTCAATTTTCTCAAATTCACTTCCTTTGTCTGTTTTATTTTTCTGAATAAAAACAAAAAAATTCTCTCTTGTTTGAACTAAGGCATCTTTTGGTAAAGTTGCTCTATTTGTTCCTTCGCTTTCAATTTTTATCTTGCCTAATGTTCCATCTCGCAAAATAGTAGAAAGTTTTTGTTTGATTTCTGCGTGTATGCTTACTGTTTTGGTAACTGGGTCAATGGTATTAGAAATGGAATAAACAATAGCTTCGACAGGCTTTGCATGAGAAGAGTTGTAAGGAATAAAAGTTACTTTTTGTTTTTCCTTAATTGCATCAATATCTTTTTCATAGACCAAAATTTCGATATGTAAATGGTCTTCATTCAAAATATCTACCATAGATTTATTTGCATCTATGAATTCTCCAAGTTGTCCGACAATATTATGTGTCATTCCTGAAATAGGTGCAAGAACTGAAAAAGTAGAAGAAATAGAACTTGATGAAAGTGAGTTTGTAGATAGATTAATCATTTGAAGTTGAGCTTTCAAACCTGCTTTTTGAGATTTTGCCATCTCTAATTCTGCTTGTGCTTGTTGTACAATTTTTTCAGTAGTGGCATCTTGACTTTGCAAACTTTTTTGACGTTCCAAATCAGATTCCAACATTATCAAACGAGCTGAAACAGTAAAATATTCTTGTTGCATTTTGATTGCTTCTGGATTTTCAAGGATAGCAATCGTTTGTCCTTTTTTGACATAATCGCCTTCATGAATCAAAATTTTCTTGATTTTTCCTCCCAAAACACTTCCCACCAATGCCTTATTTTGTGGAGGTAAATGAATTGTTCCTGTGGCTTCAATAATTGTAGGAATTGATTTTGAGTAAGAAGAATCAATTTCAATTCCTAGTTTTTGAATCTGTTCATTCGTAAAAAAAGAATGATTTTTATCTTCCATAATTTCTTTATCATGAGAATGATTTTTATCATCATGAACGTGTATATCCGTCGTAGAAGTTTTCTTACAACTCCAAAAAAGGAAAATAGAACATAGAAAAAGGATTGAATATATGATGTTAGTTTTCATTTTTTGTATATTTTATAACACAGACTTCCCAGCCTGTGGAATTGATTTTTTATATTTTTTGCACAGACTTGCCGTTGTCGGTGTCTCCACCGACGACTATAGCATAATTTAGTTATTCAAAAATTCCCACATTGCTAATGTACTATTGAAATTTTCTATTGTTTCAAGATAAGAAAGCGAAGTTTGCAAAGTCTGTTGTTGGATTTGAACAAGCTGTAAAACTGAAATTTCACCTGCTTTATATCTAATTTTGGCTAAAAAAATGAGTTCTTCAGCTTGTGGAAGTTGCTGTTTTTGATAGCTTTCCAAAATAGTTTTAATATTTTGTAATTTCATCAAAACGGCTTTTTTCTCTTCCGAGATTGCATTTTTTTGATACGCTAATTCGTTTTGAGCTTGTACTTCTTTGATTTTTGCAGCTTGAATTTTAGAATTATATTCTCGCCAAACCAAAGGAACAGCAAACCCAGCATGAAAAAAATTATAAATACCAATTTCGCCATCAAAACTGGGAGAAGAATAACCCAAATTTAATTCTGGCATTGCTTTGCTACGCTCTACCACAACTTGTTTTTGTGCAAGATTTATTTGAGATTCAAAATAAGTAAACATTGAATTTTCAGAATCAGAAAGAGCCAAATCTGAAATGGAAGTATTCAAAAAAAGAGCTTCATAATCAAAAAATAGATTTGTTGTTTCTAAAAAAGAAAGTTCATTTTGAGCCAATTTTTGCAAATCATGAAAAATCATTTTTAGATTATTTTCGTTCATTATCTTCAAATTTACAAGCTGCAAACGTTGATTTTGTGCTGTTAGAAGTTCCATTTTATTGGTTTGTCCTGCTCCAGTTTGTACTTTTATAATTTTTTCAACTGTTTGCCAAAGACTATCTTGTTTTTGTAAAAGCAGATTTTTTTGTGTCAAAAAAACAAATTTATAATAAAGCTGACTAATCTGATTTTTAAGAATATTTTTTTGATAATTCAGATTTGCTTCGGCACTTTTTTCTTGTGCTTGAAAGGCTTTTTTGTTTGCTGAAATCGAACCAATAGGATTAAAATTTTGATTAATATTAACCATTATATCACGATTATAACTACTTTGAACATTTCCATATTGAAGTAAAATATTCGTTTTGGGAACAGAAAAAGCTCCTTTTTGTTGAAGAACAGCATTTTCAATATCTAGTTTATTGTTCTGCAATAAGCCGTTATTCGAAAAGGCAGTTTCAATTATTTTATCTAAAGAAGATGTTTTTAAGGAATCTGTTTGTGAAAAAACAGGAAACTGAATAAATAGAAAAAATAGAAGTATTATTGTTTTTGATGGTTTCATTTTTTGAGAATTTATGTATTACTGTAGCTGACAGTTTACAAGTTGTCAGAACAGTACAAGAGCATTTTTAGAATTTTTTTTAAACTACAACTTGGCTAGAAGAAGTATATTTTTATGCGACAACTTGGAAGCTGTCGGCTACTTTTTCCTTCCCTCCAAAAATCCATACAAAATAGGAAGAACAATCAGCGTCAAAACAGTTGCTGTAATAAGTCCACCAATTACAACGGTTGCAAGAGGTTTCTGAACTTCTGCACCTGCTGCCGTCGAAATTGCCATCGGTAAAAAACCCAATGCAGCCGTTAGGGCAGTCATCAAAACAGGTCTTAGACGGTCTTTTGTGCCTTGAATGATTCGCTCCTTTAATGGTAATGTTGGATCTTCTTTTTTAAGGTCATTAAAACGAGCAATCAACACAATTCCATTCAAAACAGCAACTCCAAAAAGTGCAATAAAACCCACTCCAGCCGAAATACTAAATGGCATATCACGCAGCCACAACGCCCAAACGCCACCAATGGCAGAAAGTGGAATGGCAGTAAAAATCAAAGTAGCCTGTTGAAGTGAACCAAACGTAATAAAAAGAAGAGCAAAAATTATCAGCAAAGCAACAGGAACGGCAATCATCAGACGAGCTTTTGCAGCCTGTAGATTTTCAAATTGACCTCCATACGTAACCAAATAACCAGCAGGCAATTTGATTTGAGTATCAATTTTTTTAGAAAGTTCATTAACCAAAGACTCCACATCTCGCCCTCTGACATTGATACCTACGGTCAATTTTCGCTGCGTATTTTCTCTTGAAATCTGTGCAGCTCCTTCAATTCGTTTGATTTTGGCGACTGTATTTAATGGAATTTGTTGATTTGTAGTATTAATTGTAGAAGGAATTGTAATAAAAAGATTTTCCAAAGTAGAAGGGTCGTTTCTATCTTTTTCAGACAGACGAACTACCAAATCAAAACGCTTTTCACCTTCGTAAATCGTACCTGCATAACCACCAGCAAAAGCCGTTTCGACAAGCCTGTTTGCTGCATCAATCGTAATTCCGTATTGTGCTAATTTTGGTCTATCGTACTCAACAACAAATTGGGGAAGTCCGACAATCTGTTCTACTCTCACATCTCCAACACCTTCTATTTTTTCAGAAAGTGCGCCTATTTTTTGTCCATAATTATAAAGTGTATCCAAACTTTCACCAAAGACACGAATAGCAATATCAGATTTATCGCCTGTAATAAGTTCATTAAAACGAAGCTGGATAGGCTGCGTAAATTCAAATTCTGCATGAGGCAAAATCTCTAAAGATTCTTTCATTTTGATAACTAATTCCTCTTGATCTTGCGTTATTTTCCATTCTGATTTTGGGTATAATAAAATCATAATATCAGCATTTTCAATCGACATGGGGTCAGTTGGGATTTCTGCCGTTCCAATTTTTGAAACTACATCACGCACTTCATTAGGAAAGTTTTTTATCAAAATTTGTTCGGCTTCTGTACTTGTTTTGATACTTTCCTTTAAAGAACTTCCTGCTGAAAGAGTGA contains:
- a CDS encoding TolC family protein; translation: MKPSKTIILLFFLFIQFPVFSQTDSLKTSSLDKIIETAFSNNGLLQNNKLDIENAVLQQKGAFSVPKTNILLQYGNVQSSYNRDIMVNINQNFNPIGSISANKKAFQAQEKSAEANLNYQKNILKNQISQLYYKFVFLTQKNLLLQKQDSLWQTVEKIIKVQTGAGQTNKMELLTAQNQRLQLVNLKIMNENNLKMIFHDLQKLAQNELSFLETTNLFFDYEALFLNTSISDLALSDSENSMFTYFESQINLAQKQVVVERSKAMPELNLGYSSPSFDGEIGIYNFFHAGFAVPLVWREYNSKIQAAKIKEVQAQNELAYQKNAISEEKKAVLMKLQNIKTILESYQKQQLPQAEELIFLAKIRYKAGEISVLQLVQIQQQTLQTSLSYLETIENFNSTLAMWEFLNN